One Primulina tabacum isolate GXHZ01 chromosome 10, ASM2559414v2, whole genome shotgun sequence DNA segment encodes these proteins:
- the LOC142506210 gene encoding uncharacterized protein LOC142506210, translated as MALESMPSPIYERALLLAAHNGINEVVEVIMEMFPTAINIADTKNEGNIFHVAARERSENVFNLFHKMKEGKHFLYDSIDSFGNNYMHMCAEQAPTHKLNLVSGAALQMQHELQWFKEMEKFVTPSHRTSRNNDGKTPQMLFTEKHQELKSQGEKWMKDTASSCTLVAALIATVVFTAAFTVPGGLNNDNGIPIFWDDPWLIIFALADSVSLFSSAISLLMFLSILTSRYAEEDFLYVLPTRLCIGLLTLFTSITFMVIAFGIAIHVILRNKSNFFLIPVAALAFLPVTSFALSQFPLLIDAMYSTYGPGIFGKKNALY; from the exons ATGGCCCTGGAATCAATGCCTTCACCTATCTATGAAAGGGCCTTATTGTTGGCTGCACATAATGGTATCAATGAGGTTGTGGAGGTGATCATGGAGATGTTTCCAACCGCGATTAACATTGCAGATACAAAAAATGAAGGCAACATATTTCATGTCGCGGCAAGAGAACGCTCAGAGAATGTTTTCAATCTCTTCCATAAAATGAAGGAGGGAAAACATTTTTTATACGACTCTATTGACTCTTTTGGTAACAATTATATGCATATGTGTGCAGAACAAGCCCCTACACATAAGCTCAATCTTGTTTCTGGTGCAGCTTTGCAGATGCAACATGAATTACAATGGTTTAAG GAAATGGAAAAATTTGTCACCCCTTCCCATAGAACATCAAGAAACAATGATGGAAAAACTCCTCAGATGTTGTTTACAGAGAAGCACCAAGAGTTGAAATCTCAAGGGGAGAAATGGATGAAAGACACTGCCAGCTCATGTACCTTGGTGGCAGCATTGATTGCTACTGTCGTGTTTACTGCAGCCTTCACGGTACCAGGCGGCCTTAATAATGACAATGGCATACCAATTTTCTGGGATGACCCTTGGTTAATTATATTTGCCTTAGCAGACTCTGTTTCTTTGTTCTCATCTGCCATATCCTTGCTCATGTTCTTATCCATCCTCACTTCCCGCTACGCAGAAGAAGATTTTTTGTATGTTTTACCTACAAGATTATGCATCGGCCTTCTTACCCTATTCACTTCCATAACATTCATGGTCATCGCCTTCGGTATAGCTATACATGTTATATTAAGGAACAAATCAAACTTCTTTCTCATACCAGTGGCTGCATTGGCTTTCTTGCCCGTGACATCATTCGCACTCTCACAATTCCCCCTCCTTATAGATGCGATGTATTCGACATATGGACCAGGCATTTTCGGGAAGAAAAACGCGTTGTATTAG